From Methanobacterium congolense, one genomic window encodes:
- the hjc gene encoding Holliday junction resolvase Hjc, giving the protein MSKTGTREERELVKMLWDADFAAMRAPASGGATKKPLPDVLAGNGRIYLAIEVKSTTLERIYIPSDKIKGLKEFSGIFGAEPYVGAKFIRQKWRFVKLDDLHKTRSDNYRLDKDLAFSKGLEFDEITGTDRQVKF; this is encoded by the coding sequence ATGAGCAAAACAGGTACCAGAGAGGAACGTGAACTTGTAAAAATGTTGTGGGATGCAGATTTTGCAGCAATGCGTGCCCCAGCATCAGGAGGAGCAACTAAAAAACCACTTCCAGATGTTCTTGCAGGTAACGGTAGAATATACTTGGCCATTGAAGTTAAATCAACCACTCTTGAACGTATATACATCCCATCAGATAAAATTAAGGGTTTAAAAGAATTTTCAGGAATATTTGGTGCTGAACCCTACGTTGGGGCCAAATTCATAAGGCAGAAGTGGCGCTTCGTCAAACTGGACGACCTTCACAAAACCAGAAGTGATAACTACAGGTTAGACAAGGATCTGGCCTTTAGTAAGGGTCTTGAATTTGATGAGATCACAGGCACAGATAGGCAGGTTAAATTCTGA
- a CDS encoding sensor histidine kinase — translation MQELRILILEDYPPDAELAMLELEENGLEFASRVVDNEEDFLRELNEFEPQVILSDYKLPTFDGISALKLVRGKFPEKPFIFVSGTFREDFAVETLKKGATDYVLKENISKLPFAVKRALKEVEKTLKRERAEKALKNSEMQYRTTINALDDMLIVVDSRMHIILFNKTFERKKKEFGMGKALKGQNMFEALPFLPENLKQEYLRIFETGESLINEYSYSVNGVEVVEEVRRIPVFEEGKVVRVLTIIRDVTERKNSENRIKASLNEKEALLKEIHHRVKNNMQIISSLLNLQSTQVRNEDDAELFKASQDRVRSMALIHSKLYQSDDLSSINFSEYITSLAYGLLSSYDVSSSVRLNLDLEDLSLNIETAIPCGLIINELLTNSIKHAFPNDEGEIYINLRELEGDKFQLIIGDTGQGFPEDLDFQKTDTLGMQLVMSLINQIDGKIEFEKDKGSKFKIIFGKLEYEERI, via the coding sequence ATGCAGGAACTCAGAATTTTGATACTTGAGGATTACCCTCCAGATGCTGAGCTGGCCATGCTGGAACTTGAGGAGAATGGTCTGGAATTCGCTTCAAGGGTGGTGGACAATGAAGAAGATTTTTTAAGGGAACTCAATGAGTTCGAACCCCAGGTGATACTTTCAGATTACAAGCTCCCTACATTTGATGGTATCTCAGCACTCAAACTCGTGAGGGGGAAATTTCCTGAAAAACCATTCATATTCGTCAGTGGAACTTTTAGGGAGGATTTTGCAGTTGAAACACTTAAAAAAGGTGCAACCGACTACGTTCTAAAAGAAAACATTTCAAAACTTCCATTTGCTGTTAAAAGGGCTTTGAAAGAGGTTGAAAAAACTTTGAAACGTGAGCGTGCAGAGAAGGCCCTTAAAAATTCAGAGATGCAGTACCGTACAACCATAAATGCCCTGGATGATATGTTGATAGTTGTTGATTCAAGGATGCACATAATTCTCTTCAACAAAACCTTTGAAAGGAAGAAAAAAGAATTTGGAATGGGAAAAGCTTTGAAGGGCCAGAACATGTTTGAAGCCCTTCCATTTCTTCCTGAAAATTTAAAACAGGAATACCTCAGAATATTTGAAACCGGGGAGTCCCTGATCAACGAGTACTCCTACTCTGTGAATGGTGTTGAGGTGGTTGAAGAAGTAAGAAGGATACCTGTATTTGAAGAGGGAAAAGTTGTAAGGGTATTAACCATAATAAGAGATGTAACTGAACGTAAAAATTCAGAAAATCGTATAAAAGCATCTTTAAATGAAAAAGAGGCACTTTTAAAGGAGATACATCACCGCGTCAAGAACAACATGCAGATCATCTCAAGTCTTCTGAACCTCCAGTCCACCCAGGTGAGGAATGAAGATGATGCCGAACTTTTTAAGGCCAGTCAGGATCGTGTTAGGTCAATGGCACTCATACATTCCAAGTTGTACCAATCTGATGATCTTTCAAGTATAAACTTCTCAGAGTACATCACCAGTTTAGCCTACGGGCTTTTAAGTTCCTACGATGTTAGTTCCAGTGTTAGGTTGAACCTGGATCTTGAGGATCTGTCACTGAACATAGAAACAGCAATTCCATGTGGCTTAATAATAAATGAACTCCTTACAAACTCAATAAAACATGCTTTTCCCAATGATGAAGGGGAAATCTACATAAATTTAAGGGAATTGGAGGGTGATAAATTTCAGCTTATCATAGGGGATACTGGCCAGGGCTTCCCTGAAGATCTGGATTTTCAAAAAACAGATACACTTGGAATGCAGCTTGTAATGTCTTTGATTAATCAGATAGATGGTAAAATAGAATTTGAAAAGGATAAGGGTTCTAAATTTAAAATCATATTTGGAAAACTTGAATATGAAGAAAGAATTTAA
- a CDS encoding CARDB domain-containing protein produces the protein MVLICLVAGVAAVLYTNTGSNNTTTNNTNSNATETAKNTSETGALTVAVVATQKGPSEASKGSDVTLNYTVKNNGTETVYNVKAHDQNFYKTLGDLKAGETQSFQYTLHIPSDQEVQEDFGANATVSNPFYVGGFAVTFQDEKGSKYTVNSNSIEIKLL, from the coding sequence GTGGTTCTAATCTGTTTGGTTGCAGGGGTAGCTGCGGTACTCTACACCAACACCGGATCCAACAACACAACAACAAATAACACAAATTCTAATGCAACAGAGACTGCAAAAAATACATCTGAAACTGGAGCCCTTACAGTAGCGGTTGTTGCAACTCAAAAGGGTCCATCTGAAGCATCCAAAGGTAGTGATGTGACACTGAACTATACTGTTAAAAATAACGGTACAGAAACTGTGTACAATGTTAAGGCGCACGATCAGAATTTCTACAAAACTCTCGGAGATCTGAAAGCAGGCGAAACACAAAGTTTCCAGTACACACTCCACATACCTAGTGACCAGGAAGTTCAGGAGGATTTCGGTGCTAACGCCACTGTTTCAAACCCATTTTATGTCGGAGGATTTGCAGTAACCTTCCAGGATGAAAAAGGTTCAAAATACACTGTGAACTCAAACAGCATAGAAATAAAACTTCTTTAA
- a CDS encoding dihydroorotate dehydrogenase → MLETEFCNIKMKNPTMLAAGVLGSTAASLNWAARSGAGAVVTKSFGKEPNKGYVNPTTVEVTGGIINAIGLSNPGVENFRGELEKLDGRVPGIASIYGATPQDFADIALQIQDTVDAVELNVSCPHAMGGCGAAIGQDPNLTSDIVTAVKKTVEIPVIVKLTPNVTDIVEIAVSAEAAGCDALTLINSLGPGMKIDLETGKPILSNRFGGMSGPAVKPIALRCVFDVYEAVEVPIIGVGGVRDYRDVVEFLYAGARAVQVGTAVMYDGLDVFNKINKGLEKFMIQRGYRSIGEMIGRSH, encoded by the coding sequence ATGCTGGAAACAGAATTCTGCAACATCAAAATGAAAAATCCGACCATGCTGGCAGCAGGTGTGCTTGGAAGCACAGCAGCATCTCTTAACTGGGCTGCAAGAAGTGGAGCTGGAGCAGTGGTAACAAAATCATTTGGAAAAGAACCTAACAAGGGCTACGTAAACCCAACAACCGTTGAAGTCACAGGGGGTATCATAAATGCCATAGGCCTCTCGAATCCAGGGGTTGAAAACTTCAGGGGAGAACTGGAAAAACTCGATGGCAGGGTTCCAGGAATAGCATCCATCTACGGTGCAACTCCGCAGGATTTTGCAGATATAGCGTTGCAGATCCAGGACACAGTGGATGCAGTTGAACTCAATGTTTCATGTCCACATGCAATGGGGGGATGCGGAGCTGCAATAGGTCAGGATCCAAATTTAACATCAGATATCGTTACAGCAGTTAAAAAAACAGTTGAAATACCTGTTATTGTCAAGTTAACTCCAAATGTAACGGATATAGTTGAAATAGCAGTTTCTGCAGAGGCAGCAGGGTGTGATGCCCTCACCCTGATAAATTCCCTTGGGCCCGGAATGAAGATAGACCTTGAAACTGGGAAACCAATACTAAGCAATCGTTTTGGTGGAATGTCAGGTCCAGCAGTAAAGCCCATTGCCCTCAGATGTGTTTTTGATGTTTACGAAGCAGTTGAAGTCCCAATAATTGGTGTTGGGGGAGTTAGGGATTACAGGGATGTTGTTGAATTTCTTTATGCAGGTGCAAGGGCTGTTCAGGTAGGCACAGCCGTGATGTACGATGGACTGGATGTTTTCAACAAGATAAACAAGGGGCTTGAGAAGTTCATGATTCAAAGGGGTTACAGATCCATTGGTGAGATGATTGGTAGGTCCCACTGA
- a CDS encoding AI-2E family transporter: MIHKLKGTFTSAIFIVLFLMLMSLVVLTPMLSMIILGAIFAYGIRPIARKIEPYLKFRSVAIVIAMIIVILPLILLLVFSINSIAQSAPIIAATAKNIDLNSLNSTNIQSSTMVQQYLPAEVYPYINSFMNTVNVELLDVAKSVTGYLLSFLESIPMIGLELFIFFTSTFYLARDGDKVWSYIQYAVPEEREEFFQKLSDEIRMVIKSIFFGHFLTAIIIGLMAGIGFYLLGYNYALFLGILAGFLQLIPVIGPWPTYTALAIYDILTGNYIRAVIVILFGIFLSASDIYIRPKISGKYADIHPLIFLLGFVCGPLLMGFVGFIIGPLVLGVTYAAILTYKNENKIISEEDTQVKDNIPVETSKSDK; the protein is encoded by the coding sequence ATGATTCATAAACTAAAAGGGACCTTCACATCTGCTATTTTTATAGTCCTGTTTTTGATGTTAATGTCCCTGGTTGTACTAACGCCCATGCTGAGCATGATAATATTGGGAGCTATTTTTGCCTATGGAATACGTCCGATAGCACGTAAAATAGAACCTTACCTAAAGTTCAGGTCTGTTGCAATTGTTATAGCAATGATAATAGTGATTTTACCATTGATACTCCTTCTGGTCTTTAGTATAAACTCCATTGCACAATCAGCACCTATAATTGCTGCAACTGCTAAAAATATTGATCTGAACAGTTTAAACAGTACCAACATCCAGAGTTCAACCATGGTTCAGCAGTACCTTCCTGCGGAGGTGTATCCCTATATCAACTCCTTCATGAATACTGTCAACGTGGAACTGCTTGACGTTGCTAAAAGTGTTACAGGATATCTTCTAAGCTTTTTAGAGTCCATCCCTATGATTGGACTGGAACTTTTCATCTTCTTCACCTCCACCTTTTACCTTGCACGGGATGGAGACAAGGTATGGAGTTACATCCAGTATGCGGTACCCGAAGAGAGGGAGGAATTCTTTCAAAAACTCTCTGATGAGATCCGGATGGTCATAAAAAGTATATTCTTTGGACACTTTTTAACAGCTATTATAATAGGTTTGATGGCAGGAATAGGTTTTTACCTTCTTGGATACAATTATGCTTTATTTTTAGGAATATTAGCAGGTTTCCTACAACTGATCCCTGTTATAGGCCCATGGCCCACTTACACGGCCCTTGCAATATACGATATCTTAACTGGAAACTACATCCGTGCAGTAATCGTGATTCTTTTTGGAATCTTCCTGAGTGCAAGTGATATCTACATTCGACCAAAAATTTCAGGTAAATACGCAGACATACATCCCCTGATCTTCCTTCTGGGTTTTGTATGCGGTCCCCTGCTTATGGGCTTTGTAGGGTTCATAATAGGTCCCCTGGTACTTGGTGTGACATATGCAGCTATTTTAACTTATAAAAATGAAAATAAGATTATTTCAGAGGAAGATACTCAAGTAAAAGATAATATTCCAGTTGAAACTTCAAAATCTGATAAATAA
- a CDS encoding dihydroorotate dehydrogenase electron transfer subunit: MHVPKVLEIKRIIEETPTVKTFIFDWEVKDEVPGQFVMLWNFKDEKPMSISLIDPVNDEIGVSIRSVGDFTEDVHSLKVGDKLGIRGPYGRGFEISGSKVLAVGGGIGMAPLMAFTEEACRRGIAVDVVSAAATADELLFTERIEKSGANLLTCTDDGSHGFCGFGTDLAEKAILENDYDMVVTCGPEIMMKKLFTIVDEHKIPAQFSLERYMKCGLGICGQCCVDDVGWRVCAEGPVFWTDEVRLISEFGEYHRDASGVKHKL; the protein is encoded by the coding sequence ATGCATGTTCCAAAGGTTCTTGAAATAAAGAGGATAATAGAAGAAACACCAACGGTCAAGACTTTTATTTTTGACTGGGAAGTGAAGGATGAGGTTCCGGGCCAGTTCGTAATGCTCTGGAATTTTAAGGATGAAAAACCAATGTCAATCTCATTGATAGATCCAGTTAACGATGAAATTGGAGTATCCATCAGGAGTGTTGGAGATTTCACAGAGGATGTTCATTCACTGAAAGTAGGGGATAAACTTGGTATAAGAGGTCCATATGGACGTGGATTTGAAATATCCGGTTCAAAGGTCCTTGCAGTTGGTGGGGGCATTGGAATGGCACCTTTAATGGCATTCACAGAGGAGGCATGCAGGCGAGGTATTGCTGTGGATGTTGTGAGTGCAGCGGCCACAGCAGATGAACTACTCTTCACAGAAAGGATTGAAAAATCAGGTGCAAATCTTTTAACATGCACTGATGATGGCAGTCATGGTTTCTGTGGATTTGGAACCGATCTGGCTGAAAAAGCCATCCTTGAAAATGACTATGACATGGTTGTGACCTGCGGACCTGAGATCATGATGAAGAAGCTTTTCACCATTGTTGATGAACATAAAATCCCGGCACAGTTCTCACTTGAAAGATACATGAAATGTGGGCTGGGCATATGTGGCCAGTGTTGTGTTGATGATGTTGGTTGGAGGGTGTGTGCAGAAGGGCCTGTATTCTGGACTGATGAGGTTAGATTAATCTCAGAATTTGGTGAGTACCATCGTGATGCTTCGGGTGTCAAGCACAAGCTCTAA
- a CDS encoding NOP5/NOP56 family protein has translation MKCYLTSCFAGFIILDENCTLIDYELFPRSKLAERLLEIENGNLTREEELLLKRIVKKYDSVVIETNLPHSRYKNLKESSKFSFETPSIGGEFLRSNLEYVLEKTDFNLDEGFEFAAHNVSIELTGKKLMASSEAEDLLLIQAINAIDDLDETIGKLVERIREWYAVHFPELDRVRNHENYVKLVADYGDRDSIMDSGLLNSEMGLKKGIDKSIGADIGESDLAIIVGFARSLKSLQESRKSITEYVDMKMGEIAPNLRDLCGYSLGAKLIAHVGSMKRLAMLPSSTVQIIGAEKALFRHLKTGENPPKHGLIYQHPDVRGAKWWIRGKIARALAAKISLAARKDVFSGEYDPSIGEGFEIKVKEIEKDNPFPKRSTASSKPDKKKDKKKRKKKDKYKKKISDYY, from the coding sequence ATGAAATGTTATCTTACAAGTTGTTTTGCAGGATTTATCATCCTTGATGAAAATTGTACCCTCATAGATTATGAACTTTTCCCAAGGAGTAAACTTGCAGAAAGGCTCCTTGAAATAGAGAATGGAAATTTAACCCGTGAAGAAGAGTTATTATTGAAGAGAATCGTGAAAAAATATGACTCAGTTGTGATAGAAACCAACCTTCCCCATTCCAGATATAAAAATCTTAAGGAAAGTTCTAAATTTTCATTTGAAACCCCAAGTATTGGTGGAGAATTTTTAAGGTCAAATTTGGAGTACGTACTTGAAAAAACTGATTTTAACCTTGATGAGGGATTTGAATTCGCAGCTCATAACGTTTCAATTGAATTAACTGGAAAGAAGCTTATGGCCTCCTCTGAAGCTGAGGATTTACTCCTTATACAGGCCATAAATGCCATAGATGATCTGGATGAAACCATTGGCAAACTGGTTGAAAGGATAAGGGAATGGTACGCAGTGCATTTCCCAGAGCTTGACAGGGTCAGGAACCATGAGAACTACGTGAAGCTGGTTGCAGATTACGGGGACAGAGACTCAATAATGGACTCTGGACTTTTGAACTCTGAAATGGGACTAAAAAAAGGTATAGATAAGAGTATTGGGGCAGATATAGGAGAATCTGACCTTGCAATCATCGTTGGTTTTGCAAGATCCCTGAAATCGCTTCAGGAATCCAGGAAATCCATAACTGAATACGTTGACATGAAAATGGGTGAAATCGCACCTAACCTCAGGGACCTCTGTGGTTACTCCCTCGGAGCCAAGTTGATAGCCCACGTTGGTAGTATGAAAAGACTTGCCATGCTCCCATCAAGTACTGTGCAGATCATAGGTGCTGAAAAGGCACTCTTCAGGCATTTGAAGACAGGTGAAAACCCTCCAAAGCATGGGCTTATCTACCAGCACCCAGATGTGCGTGGGGCCAAATGGTGGATCAGGGGTAAAATAGCCAGAGCACTGGCAGCTAAGATATCACTTGCAGCACGTAAGGATGTTTTTTCAGGAGAGTACGACCCTTCAATAGGGGAAGGCTTTGAAATCAAGGTTAAAGAGATAGAAAAGGACAATCCCTTCCCAAAAAGGAGTACTGCAAGTAGTAAACCCGATAAAAAGAAAGATAAAAAGAAAAGGAAGAAAAAAGACAAGTATAAAAAGAAGATAAGTGATTATTATTGA